One Heteronotia binoei isolate CCM8104 ecotype False Entrance Well chromosome 20, APGP_CSIRO_Hbin_v1, whole genome shotgun sequence DNA segment encodes these proteins:
- the KDM8 gene encoding LOW QUALITY PROTEIN: bifunctional peptidase and arginyl-hydroxylase JMJD5 (The sequence of the model RefSeq protein was modified relative to this genomic sequence to represent the inferred CDS: inserted 1 base in 1 codon; deleted 2 bases in 2 codons) has protein sequence MQGSKERRDPIQDSGERPPVPLGPAPAAEALWADLQALLPATKEGLQLDFREDVESSLLLMLQQAADLLYSGQGLASHWGSSSTTTCLHLSEAILDYSWEKLNIGTWREVDKEWRRIYAYGCLFKALGLCRSGGAVAEAVRTCDLGLLMGASILDNILARMISVLQRHLPRPQRPAAGDVEEPLPKKIHLASKYPEVPAIKTEERILQLCCPSLEHFRDNFLLPQKPVILEGIVDHWPCMKKWSVDYIRQAAGSRTVPVEVGSRYTDEEWSQTLMTVDDFISRYIENEDHTGYLAQHQLFDQIPELKRDVGIPDYCCLGXGEEDDITVNAWFGQQGTVSPLHHDPQQNFLVQVMGRKYLRLYSPAQSGKLYPHEGHLLHNTSQVDVEEPDLARFPQFETAPFQACILNPGQVLFIPAQHWHYVRALQTSFSLSFWWS, from the exons ATGCAGGGGAGCAAGGAGCGGAGGGATCCCATCCAGGACAGCGGAGAGCGGCCGCCTGTCCCTTTGGGCCCAGCCCCAGCTGCCGAGGCCTTGTGGGCCGACCTGCAGGCCCTGCTTCCCGCCACCAAGGAGGGCTTGCAGCTGGACTTCAGGGAGGACGTGGAGAGCAGCCTCCTGCTCATGCTCCAGCAGGCGGCAGATCTGCTCTACAGTGGCCAGGGCCTCGCCTCCcactggggcagcagcagcaccaccaccTGCCTGCACCTGAGCGAGGCAATCCTGGACTACTCTTGGGAAAAGCTGAACATTGGGACGTGGAGGGAGGTGGACAAGGAGTGGCGTCGCATCTACGCCTACGGCTGCCTGTTCAAAGCGCTGGGCTTGTGCCGTTCCGGAGGAGCCGTGGCTGAGGCCGTGCGCACCTGTGACCTGGGGCTGCTGATGGGGGCCTCCATCTTGGACAACATCTTGGCCAGAATGATCAGCGTCCTTCAGCGGCATCTGCCCCGTCCCCAAAGACCTGCGGCTGGAGACGTAGAGGAGCCCCTCCCAAAG AAAATCCACCTGGCCTCCAAATACCCAGAGGTCCCTGCtataaaaacagaagagaggaTTTTGCAGCTTTGCTGCCCGTCACTGGAACATTTCCGCGATAACTTCCTGCTCCCTCAAAAGCCTGTGATCTTGGAAGGGATCGTTGATCACTGGCCCTGCATGAAGAAGTGGAG CGTGGACTACATCCGCCAAGCAGCTGGCAGCCGCACCGTCCCTGTGGAGGTGGGTTCGCGCTACACGGATGAGGAATGGTCCCAGACGCTTATGACTGTCGACGACTTCATCAGCCGGTACATCGAGAACGAG GACCACACTGGATACCTTGCCCAGCACCAACTCTTTGACCAG ATCCCAGAGCTGAAGCGGGATGTCGGCATCCCAGACTACTGCTGCCTGG AGGGCGAGGAAGACGACATCACCGTCAACGCCTGGTTT GGTCAGCAGGGGACCGTTTCGCCCCTCCACCACGACCCCCAGCAGAATTTCTTGGTCCAG GTCATGGGCCGGAAGTACCTGCGCCTCTACTCTCCCGCCCAGTCAGGA AAGCTCTACCCCCACGAGGGCCACCTGCTCCACAACACCAGCCAG GTGGACGTGGAAGAGCCCGACTTGGCGAGGTTCCCCCAGTTCGAGACGGCTCCCTTTCAGGCCTGCATCCTCAACCCGGGCCAGGTGCTCTTCATCCCAGCCCAGCACTGGCACTACGTGCGGGCTCTGCAGACCAGCTTCTCCCTCAGCTTCTGGTGGTCGTAG